One Tamlana carrageenivorans genomic region harbors:
- a CDS encoding IS4 family transposase, whose protein sequence is MNKSKNFSGQPIIKQVLNFILPKDVHRTAKKHNSDRYTKKFTTYEHLATMVFTVISGCSSLREVSSIMLACEGKINHLGLTDFPKRSTLSDANRRRSSEVFADIYHLLYKRYHRFLSDSRPLEPAVKNLKIVDSSTIPLFSDILKGVGRNPLNGKKKGGIKMHTMINAMEDVPCLIKFSSAATHDHTFLKDLELKKGSYVVFDKGYVDYEQYQKWTLEDVYFVTRQKDNARYTSLEEFDISNKVDDAVLKDEKIGLTDKNGNAFSLRRIAFWHEKHQKVYEFITNNYDLDADKIADIYKNRWQIETMFKRLKQNFPLKYFLGDNQNAIEIQIWVSLIIQLIMLVIQRKTQRNWAYSNMMSVIRYHLMTYIDLFKFLKNPEANWEEITTKNIGQLSLFDP, encoded by the coding sequence ATGAATAAAAGTAAAAACTTTAGCGGACAACCCATAATCAAACAGGTATTAAATTTCATTTTGCCCAAAGATGTTCATCGGACAGCCAAAAAGCACAACAGCGATCGCTATACCAAAAAGTTTACCACCTATGAGCATTTGGCCACTATGGTATTTACCGTGATCAGTGGCTGTAGCTCACTTCGTGAGGTTTCCAGTATTATGCTTGCCTGCGAGGGAAAGATCAACCATCTAGGACTCACGGACTTTCCAAAACGCAGTACCTTGTCAGATGCTAACAGGAGAAGAAGCTCTGAAGTATTTGCCGATATTTATCATTTACTCTACAAACGTTACCATCGCTTTTTATCGGACAGCAGACCCTTAGAACCTGCAGTGAAGAACCTTAAAATCGTTGATTCCTCGACCATCCCCCTATTTAGTGACATTCTTAAAGGTGTAGGAAGGAACCCGCTCAACGGCAAAAAGAAAGGAGGTATCAAGATGCATACTATGATAAACGCCATGGAAGACGTTCCTTGTCTGATTAAGTTTTCAAGCGCGGCCACGCACGACCACACCTTTTTAAAAGACCTGGAACTCAAGAAGGGCTCTTATGTGGTTTTTGACAAAGGGTATGTGGATTATGAGCAATACCAAAAATGGACACTGGAAGATGTTTACTTTGTGACTCGGCAAAAGGACAATGCTCGCTATACAAGCCTTGAAGAGTTTGATATCTCCAATAAAGTGGACGATGCTGTCTTAAAGGACGAAAAAATAGGGCTTACGGACAAAAACGGCAATGCTTTTTCCCTGAGGAGAATCGCTTTTTGGCACGAAAAGCACCAAAAAGTTTATGAGTTCATCACTAATAATTATGATCTTGATGCAGACAAAATAGCCGACATCTATAAAAATAGGTGGCAGATTGAGACGATGTTCAAGCGGCTTAAACAGAACTTTCCGCTAAAGTATTTTTTGGGAGACAATCAAAATGCCATCGAAATACAAATCTGGGTCAGTTTGATAATCCAGCTCATTATGCTTGTGATCCAAAGAAAAACCCAAAGAAACTGGGCTTATTCCAATATGATGTCCGTCATACGATACCATTTGATGACATATATCGATTTGTTCAAATTCCTGAAAAACCCAGAAGCTAATTGGGAAGAGATTACAACCAAAAACATTGGGCAATTAAGCCTTTTTGACCCATAA
- a CDS encoding dienelactone hydrolase family protein gives MKPIKKEDISQEVYDLYDDYAHNKIDRRQFVEKLSLFAIGGLTLPSLLSFISPNYKDSVLVDNDPALALDSDYIHYNSPQGGGAIKGLLSKPKDVDTKLPGVIVVHENRGLNPYIEDVGRRTALEGFISLAPDALTPLGGYPGNDDDGRALQRKRDKNEMLEDFIAAYNHLKSHEACNGHVGVVGFCFGGWISNMMAVKIPTLGAAVPFYGGQPTAEETSRIKAPLMLQFGELDTRVNAGWPDYESALKKYNKTYEAYIYPGANHGFHNNTTPRYDETAAKLAWTRTINFFKKHLV, from the coding sequence ATGAAGCCCATTAAAAAAGAAGATATCAGTCAAGAGGTTTACGACTTATACGATGATTATGCCCACAATAAAATAGACCGACGCCAATTTGTTGAAAAGCTCTCTTTATTCGCTATTGGCGGCCTTACTTTGCCTTCGCTTTTAAGCTTTATTTCTCCAAATTATAAAGACAGTGTCTTGGTTGATAATGATCCTGCTTTGGCTTTGGATTCTGATTACATTCATTACAATTCGCCTCAAGGTGGTGGAGCTATAAAAGGCCTACTTTCTAAACCTAAAGACGTCGATACAAAGTTACCTGGCGTTATCGTTGTTCATGAAAATCGCGGATTAAATCCGTATATAGAAGATGTAGGACGCCGCACGGCTTTAGAGGGTTTTATCTCCCTAGCGCCAGATGCCCTAACACCTCTAGGTGGCTACCCTGGAAATGACGACGACGGGAGAGCCTTACAACGTAAACGAGATAAAAATGAGATGTTAGAAGATTTTATCGCAGCATACAATCATTTAAAATCTCACGAGGCTTGTAACGGTCATGTTGGCGTAGTTGGGTTTTGTTTTGGAGGCTGGATTTCTAATATGATGGCTGTTAAAATTCCGACTTTAGGTGCTGCGGTTCCTTTTTATGGCGGGCAACCCACAGCCGAAGAAACATCTAGAATTAAAGCACCGTTAATGCTTCAGTTTGGCGAATTAGATACCCGGGTAAATGCTGGCTGGCCAGACTATGAATCCGCATTAAAAAAATACAACAAAACCTATGAAGCTTATATTTATCCAGGAGCCAATCATGGTTTTCACAATAACACCACACCTAGATATGATGAAACTGCAGCAAAACTAGCATGGACAAGAACCATTAATTTTTTTAAAAAACACCTAGTTTAA
- a CDS encoding mechanosensitive ion channel family protein has product MTPKYFLSVLLFCFFLLFRGETICAQGIIPKKEQANKKIIDSIKVQPEAIPLINIVQRIEETNYDIKNIQRKIKIPESIQKIDSLLPIYSKFLEVESMRTKHFIKANPNSQKANNTMLTWGDYLSYLSKWMGTIKDEAERNSILIEDILNRTVVWRLSYKNAVEKEAPEEVLNGIKKTLEAVESTKETIIDNNNYYLKLETKLSEQTNLVEDVRNDLLNLKNSEVYDLFYLRHQPIWKTSFKQSTKDLEIQEQIDDLEKESTTIPNIDNGYINSFFLFLLFTGFFAVLFIYFKRGFLKYPYEDKDERIIIAKDLILKKDMLCVWFLSLIFCEIFFNNLPKLASDCITLFTLIIAIPIIRPIMADKYKKILYYVVLFFILNTTKSYLWYSSLGYRLYILGESAVVIFILYRFTSPYLKTLKSLDKGLGKLLFQLVPVVYLLSIISIISNILGYTNLTDITLKISTQGGIITMVFYAITLIISGIAISVIHRHFTVKHTYSAFKRKQIENKALNRIRITAYVLWGIFFLGMIDLLRPIFTFLGDILSEPYKIGNLTFTLGAVVSFAFILFASFTLTKFVSFLINDDDGILRFLKLPKGIPAAISLVIRYFIIGFGTVLALSALGIDLSKFNLMAGALGVGIGFGLQNIVSNFISGLILVFERPILPGDTIEVNNLLGTVSRIGIRASNISTFDGSEVVVPNNNLISNDLINWTLSNNTKRIEVLIGTTYDSDPNEILKILTEVAKSYDYILKDPGPRALFNDFGDSSLNFRLLFWVHYELGLQAKSDISIAIYNRFKEEGVEIPFPQRDLHIKNTPESFQLKATQMTTETLNVTEEQELEKNMKHPIIEPSKSDIDSDGSNSNGDSDSSNIDDGPVK; this is encoded by the coding sequence ATGACACCTAAGTATTTTTTATCAGTCCTATTATTTTGTTTCTTCTTGCTTTTTAGAGGCGAAACAATATGCGCTCAGGGAATCATTCCAAAAAAAGAACAAGCAAATAAAAAGATAATAGATTCTATAAAGGTACAACCAGAGGCCATCCCTTTAATTAATATTGTACAACGCATAGAAGAAACGAATTACGATATAAAAAACATTCAAAGGAAAATTAAAATCCCTGAGAGTATTCAAAAAATTGATTCGCTTCTTCCTATATACTCCAAGTTTCTTGAAGTAGAAAGCATGCGCACCAAACATTTTATAAAAGCTAATCCCAATAGTCAGAAAGCAAACAACACCATGCTCACCTGGGGCGATTATCTGTCTTACTTATCAAAATGGATGGGGACCATTAAAGATGAAGCAGAGCGTAATTCTATTCTAATTGAGGACATCCTAAACAGGACGGTGGTTTGGAGATTAAGTTATAAAAATGCTGTAGAAAAAGAGGCACCCGAAGAGGTTTTAAATGGGATTAAAAAAACCTTAGAAGCTGTTGAAAGCACTAAAGAAACTATTATAGATAACAATAATTACTACTTAAAATTAGAGACCAAATTAAGTGAGCAAACTAACCTTGTGGAGGATGTTAGAAACGACTTATTGAATTTAAAAAACTCCGAAGTTTACGATTTGTTCTATTTGAGACATCAGCCTATTTGGAAAACCTCGTTTAAACAATCTACAAAAGATCTAGAAATACAGGAACAAATTGATGATTTAGAAAAAGAATCAACTACAATTCCTAATATAGACAATGGCTACATAAATAGCTTCTTCTTGTTTCTTCTTTTTACAGGTTTTTTCGCTGTACTATTTATATATTTCAAAAGGGGCTTTTTAAAATATCCATATGAAGATAAAGACGAAAGAATAATTATTGCCAAAGACCTCATTCTTAAAAAAGACATGCTTTGTGTATGGTTTTTATCGCTAATCTTTTGTGAGATTTTTTTCAACAACCTACCCAAATTAGCAAGTGATTGTATCACCCTTTTTACACTAATAATCGCCATACCAATAATAAGGCCTATCATGGCGGATAAGTACAAGAAAATATTATATTATGTTGTCCTTTTCTTTATCCTAAACACCACTAAATCTTATTTATGGTATTCCTCTTTAGGATACAGACTGTATATACTTGGTGAGTCTGCAGTGGTCATTTTTATCCTCTATCGTTTTACATCTCCATATCTTAAAACATTAAAATCTTTAGACAAAGGACTAGGCAAACTGCTTTTTCAATTGGTTCCTGTGGTATATCTTTTAAGTATTATCTCCATTATTTCAAACATCTTAGGTTATACAAACTTAACAGATATCACTCTTAAAATTAGTACTCAAGGTGGTATTATAACGATGGTCTTTTACGCCATAACATTAATTATTAGCGGCATAGCCATTAGCGTTATTCATCGTCATTTTACAGTAAAGCACACCTATAGTGCCTTTAAAAGAAAGCAAATTGAGAACAAGGCATTAAACCGCATACGAATTACTGCATATGTACTCTGGGGCATATTCTTTTTAGGCATGATTGATTTACTTCGACCTATTTTCACATTTTTAGGCGACATACTTTCAGAGCCCTATAAAATAGGTAATCTCACTTTTACTTTAGGGGCTGTTGTTAGTTTTGCCTTTATACTTTTCGCTTCTTTTACCCTTACCAAATTTGTGTCTTTTTTAATAAATGATGACGATGGTATCCTAAGATTTTTAAAACTACCTAAAGGTATTCCTGCGGCAATTTCCTTGGTCATTCGTTATTTTATAATTGGATTTGGAACCGTTTTAGCCTTGTCGGCTTTAGGTATAGATTTAAGTAAATTTAACCTCATGGCTGGAGCCTTAGGTGTAGGTATCGGTTTTGGTTTACAAAATATTGTTTCTAACTTTATTTCAGGTTTAATTTTGGTTTTTGAACGGCCTATTTTACCTGGTGACACCATTGAAGTAAATAACCTATTAGGAACCGTTTCCCGTATCGGTATTCGTGCATCGAACATTAGTACTTTTGATGGATCGGAAGTGGTGGTTCCTAACAACAATTTAATTTCTAACGATTTAATAAACTGGACACTCTCCAACAACACCAAACGTATTGAAGTTTTAATAGGCACGACTTATGATTCTGATCCTAATGAAATTTTAAAAATCCTAACCGAAGTTGCTAAAAGTTATGATTACATTTTAAAAGATCCCGGACCACGTGCCTTATTTAACGATTTCGGTGATAGCTCTTTAAACTTCCGACTGCTTTTTTGGGTGCATTACGAATTGGGCTTGCAAGCTAAAAGTGATATCTCTATTGCTATTTACAACCGTTTTAAAGAAGAAGGCGTTGAAATTCCGTTCCCACAACGTGATCTTCACATTAAAAACACCCCAGAATCCTTTCAATTAAAAGCCACTCAAATGACTACAGAAACTCTAAACGTCACCGAGGAACAAGAATTAGAGAAAAATATGAAACATCCTATTATCGAACCTTCAAAATCTGATATCGATTCGGATGGCTCAAATAGTAATGGTGATAGCGATAGTAGCAATATTGATGATGGACCTGTTAAATAG
- a CDS encoding UDP-N-acetylmuramate--L-alanine ligase: MNVHFIAIGGAAMHNLAIALHNKGYQVTGSDDTIFEPSKSRLEAKGLLPEAFGWYPEKINNGLDAIVLGMHAHADNPELLQAQELGLKIYSYPEFLYEQSKNKTRVVIGGSHGKTTITSMILHVMHYHDRDVDYMVGAQLEGFDVMVRLTEENDFIVLEGDEYLSSPIDRRPKFHLYKPNIALLSGIAWDHINVFPTYENYVEQFSIFVDSIVNGGSINYNVEDPEVKRVVEASNNPIRKIPYHTPDYTVQNGETILETSEGDLPIEVFGKHNLNNLAGAKWICQHMGIDEDDFYEAIATFKGASKRLEKIAQGQTSVAYKDFAHSPSKVAATTQAVKEQYQDKTLIACLELHTYSSLNAEFLKEYKGALDAADVPVVFYSPDAVEIKKLQKVTHEQIAQAFNRDDLIIYTNSEDFKNFLFTQDLENKALLLMSSGNYGGLNFEDVKTLVK; encoded by the coding sequence ATGAACGTACACTTTATAGCCATTGGTGGTGCAGCTATGCACAATCTGGCCATCGCACTGCATAACAAAGGATATCAGGTCACTGGGAGTGACGACACCATTTTCGAACCTTCTAAATCACGCTTAGAAGCCAAGGGCTTGTTGCCAGAAGCTTTTGGGTGGTATCCAGAAAAAATTAATAATGGTTTAGATGCTATAGTTTTAGGAATGCATGCCCATGCCGATAATCCAGAGCTACTTCAAGCACAGGAACTCGGACTAAAAATATACAGTTATCCAGAATTTTTATACGAGCAGTCCAAAAATAAAACGCGGGTTGTTATTGGAGGAAGTCATGGTAAAACAACAATTACTTCTATGATTTTGCATGTTATGCATTATCACGATCGCGATGTCGATTATATGGTTGGTGCCCAGTTGGAAGGTTTTGATGTGATGGTAAGGCTTACCGAAGAAAATGATTTTATCGTTTTAGAAGGTGATGAGTATTTAAGCTCGCCTATCGATAGACGTCCTAAATTTCATTTATACAAGCCTAATATTGCTTTATTAAGCGGTATTGCTTGGGATCATATTAATGTGTTTCCAACTTACGAGAATTACGTAGAACAGTTTAGTATTTTTGTGGATTCTATTGTAAATGGAGGAAGCATTAATTACAACGTGGAGGATCCTGAAGTAAAGCGTGTTGTTGAAGCAAGCAATAACCCCATTCGTAAAATACCGTACCATACACCCGATTATACGGTTCAAAACGGTGAAACCATTTTAGAAACTTCAGAAGGCGATTTGCCTATTGAAGTTTTTGGTAAGCATAATTTAAATAATCTTGCTGGGGCCAAATGGATATGCCAGCATATGGGTATTGATGAAGATGATTTTTACGAGGCTATCGCGACCTTTAAAGGGGCTAGCAAGCGTTTAGAAAAAATTGCCCAAGGACAAACCAGTGTCGCGTATAAGGATTTTGCACATTCACCTAGTAAAGTGGCCGCCACAACCCAAGCGGTTAAAGAGCAATATCAAGATAAGACTTTAATAGCTTGTTTAGAGCTTCACACTTATAGCAGTTTAAATGCTGAGTTTTTAAAAGAATATAAAGGTGCTTTAGATGCTGCCGATGTTCCTGTGGTTTTTTATTCGCCAGATGCTGTTGAAATAAAGAAATTACAAAAGGTAACTCACGAGCAAATTGCTCAAGCTTTTAATCGCGACGATTTAATTATTTATACCAACTCTGAAGATTTTAAAAACTTCCTGTTTACCCAAGATTTAGAAAATAAAGCTCTTCTTTTAATGAGTTCAGGGAACTACGGAGGTCTTAATTTTGAAGATGTTAAGACTTTGGTGAAGTAG
- a CDS encoding tetratricopeptide repeat protein: MSKILIFILLPIISFSQVNIAEVEVLFQNKQYEKAEMLLLNYLKNAPNNIQAKALLGDAYAYQKQWDKAIDTYENVLEKETKNAQYFYNYGMVLGMLAMENKLKAMMYVNDIKMAFITASELDKTHIDTRWALVHLYMKLPGIVGGSMTKALQYAEELEELSKVDGYLAKGFVYEYDDAFLQAETYYKKAVQVGRSKTCYLALFNLYEVNNKPDKAIETLEEAQQKHHQNIFQYQIGKVAAKFQIQLEKGKRNLTAYLENFKSDDEAPESWAHYRLAQIYRYQSNKSLALNHIHLGLKALPNQPEFKDEKNEILGM; this comes from the coding sequence ATGTCTAAAATTTTGATTTTCATTTTGTTGCCTATTATCAGTTTTTCTCAGGTGAATATAGCTGAGGTCGAGGTGTTATTTCAAAACAAGCAATATGAAAAAGCAGAAATGCTTTTGCTCAATTATTTAAAAAACGCCCCCAATAACATTCAAGCCAAAGCGCTTTTAGGAGATGCCTATGCCTATCAAAAACAATGGGATAAGGCCATTGATACCTATGAAAATGTGCTTGAAAAAGAAACAAAAAACGCACAGTATTTTTACAATTACGGGATGGTTTTAGGCATGCTGGCCATGGAAAATAAACTCAAAGCCATGATGTATGTAAACGATATAAAAATGGCTTTTATAACGGCTTCCGAATTAGATAAAACACACATTGATACGCGTTGGGCACTGGTTCATTTATACATGAAATTGCCTGGCATTGTAGGGGGAAGCATGACAAAAGCGCTTCAATATGCAGAGGAATTAGAGGAACTTTCAAAGGTAGACGGCTATCTTGCAAAGGGGTTTGTTTATGAATATGACGATGCTTTTCTTCAGGCTGAAACGTATTATAAAAAAGCAGTTCAAGTGGGCAGATCTAAAACCTGTTACTTGGCCTTGTTTAACCTCTATGAAGTCAATAATAAACCCGATAAAGCCATTGAAACTTTGGAAGAAGCACAGCAGAAACACCATCAAAATATATTTCAATATCAAATCGGAAAAGTGGCTGCAAAATTTCAAATTCAGCTTGAAAAAGGAAAGCGGAATTTAACGGCTTATCTTGAAAATTTTAAATCTGACGATGAAGCGCCAGAGTCATGGGCGCATTACCGATTGGCACAAATTTATCGTTATCAAAGTAACAAAAGTTTGGCCTTAAATCACATTCATTTAGGACTAAAAGCTTTGCCGAATCAGCCCGAATTTAAAGATGAAAAAAATGAGATTCTAGGCATGTGA